A DNA window from Insulibacter thermoxylanivorax contains the following coding sequences:
- a CDS encoding shikimate kinase has product MHRNIILIGFMGTGKSTVGHALAAALNWTFVDMDERIVEKAGQSIPEIFAAHGEAYFRDLESDVLHELAGGAKQVIATGGGAVLRPANREVMLKGGLVVNLKADVETIIRRVKGDANRPLLAGDVEERVRKLLQERRGMYDYAHLAIDTSSMQVDEIVRTILTHAT; this is encoded by the coding sequence ATGCACAGGAATATCATCTTGATCGGATTTATGGGTACGGGGAAGTCCACGGTGGGGCATGCTCTGGCAGCGGCTCTGAATTGGACTTTCGTCGATATGGATGAACGGATCGTCGAGAAGGCAGGTCAGTCCATCCCCGAGATCTTCGCAGCTCATGGGGAGGCATATTTTCGCGATCTGGAGTCCGATGTGCTGCATGAACTAGCCGGCGGGGCGAAACAAGTCATCGCTACGGGCGGCGGGGCGGTGCTGCGTCCGGCCAACCGCGAGGTGATGTTGAAGGGCGGCCTCGTCGTCAATCTGAAAGCCGATGTTGAGACGATCATCCGCAGGGTTAAGGGGGATGCGAACCGCCCGCTCTTGGCAGGTGACGTGGAAGAGAGAGTCCGGAAGCTGCTGCAGGAGAGACGGGGGATGTACGATTACGCCCATCTCGCCATCGATACGAGCAGTATGCAAGTGGATGAGATCGTGCGGACTATCCTAACTCATGCCACTTGA
- a CDS encoding rhodanese-like domain-containing protein, protein MDSITAEEVKRRLEQGEQLNIIDVREDDEVAEGMIPGARHIPLYDLPMRLSEIERTDEIIVVCHAGVRSAKACEYLEYMGFSGLKNLEGGMLKWHELG, encoded by the coding sequence ATGGATTCGATCACTGCTGAGGAGGTCAAGCGCCGCCTTGAACAAGGCGAACAGCTGAACATCATCGATGTCCGCGAAGATGATGAAGTCGCTGAGGGCATGATCCCCGGCGCCCGTCATATCCCCCTGTATGACTTGCCTATGCGCCTCTCGGAGATCGAGCGGACGGACGAGATCATCGTCGTCTGTCACGCCGGCGTGCGAAGCGCCAAGGCTTGCGAGTACCTGGAATATATGGGGTTCAGCGGACTTAAGAACCTGGAAGGCGGCATGCTCAAGTGGCATGAGTTAGGATAG
- the aroA gene encoding 3-phosphoshikimate 1-carboxyvinyltransferase, giving the protein MKAIVTPTSHLSGEMNALSSKNYTTRYMLAAALAEGTSRVYYPAHSEDSDAMRRCLRDLGAVLEEDDEKITITGFGRHPRDVKELDVGNAGAVLRFLMSIAAFCPQVTFINRYPESLGKRPHGDLIDALTSMNVKIDHQDGKLPITIYGGAPRGGRIQVSGKISSQYLSSLLFMTPLLDEDSEIEVLHDLKSKVVVGQTLEVLEQAGIQFEAADDLMHFRVPGGQRYATRDYIVQGDYPGSAAIMAAAAVTQSDVKIHRLPEDSKQGERAAVDVLRAMGVPLTHENGTVHIQGNGRLKAVEFDGDEFTDAVLAMVAAAVFAEGTSRFYNVENLRYKECDRITDFLNELRKAGADVEERQSEIIVHGRPEGVEGGVEIDAHVDHRVIMALTVVGLRSKKGLTIRDAHHVAKSYPTYFDHLRALGAQVELMED; this is encoded by the coding sequence TTGAAAGCAATTGTGACGCCTACATCCCACTTGAGCGGGGAGATGAATGCACTTTCTTCAAAAAATTATACGACGCGCTATATGCTGGCTGCAGCCCTCGCTGAAGGGACAAGCCGCGTCTATTATCCTGCGCACAGCGAGGACAGCGATGCGATGCGCCGCTGTTTGCGCGATCTGGGAGCGGTGCTTGAAGAAGATGATGAGAAGATTACGATCACCGGCTTTGGCCGCCATCCCCGTGATGTGAAAGAACTCGACGTAGGCAACGCGGGTGCGGTCCTGCGTTTCCTGATGTCCATCGCTGCATTCTGCCCCCAGGTTACCTTCATCAACCGCTATCCCGAATCCCTGGGGAAACGTCCGCATGGGGATCTGATCGATGCCCTGACCTCGATGAACGTGAAGATCGATCACCAGGATGGCAAACTGCCGATTACGATCTATGGCGGTGCACCGCGCGGCGGACGGATTCAGGTATCCGGCAAGATCAGTTCGCAGTACCTCAGCTCGCTGCTCTTCATGACGCCGCTCTTGGATGAGGACAGCGAGATTGAAGTGCTGCATGACCTGAAGTCAAAGGTCGTCGTCGGACAGACCCTAGAGGTGCTGGAGCAGGCAGGGATTCAGTTCGAAGCTGCGGATGATCTGATGCACTTCCGCGTTCCGGGAGGCCAGCGCTATGCGACCAGGGATTATATCGTGCAGGGAGATTATCCCGGTTCAGCAGCGATCATGGCTGCGGCTGCCGTCACCCAATCGGATGTGAAGATCCACCGCTTGCCGGAGGACAGCAAGCAGGGTGAACGGGCTGCCGTCGATGTGCTGCGGGCGATGGGCGTGCCGCTGACCCATGAGAACGGTACGGTGCATATTCAAGGGAATGGCCGCCTTAAGGCTGTGGAGTTCGACGGTGACGAATTCACCGATGCCGTGCTCGCTATGGTAGCTGCCGCTGTGTTTGCAGAAGGGACTTCCCGTTTCTACAATGTGGAGAATCTGCGCTATAAGGAGTGCGACCGCATCACGGACTTCTTGAATGAGCTGCGCAAGGCCGGCGCCGATGTGGAGGAACGGCAGAGCGAGATCATCGTGCATGGCCGTCCAGAAGGCGTGGAAGGCGGTGTGGAGATCGATGCGCATGTCGATCACCGCGTGATTATGGCGCTGACCGTTGTCGGCCTGCGTTCGAAGAAGGGTCTGACCATAAGGGATGCCCATCATGTTGCCAAGTCCTATCCGACTTACTTCGATCATCTGCGGGCCCTCGGAGCGCAAGTGGAACTTATGGAAGACTAG
- a CDS encoding CoA-binding protein, with amino-acid sequence MAFTNPSREEIKEILANCGNIAVVGLSDKPERTSHMVAKAMQERGYRIIPVNPVAQGKEILGETCYASLSEVPEKIDIVNVFRRSEHTPPIAEEAVRVGARVLWLQQGIYNEEAAAIAQQGGLTVIMDRCIKVEDAVLKPRG; translated from the coding sequence ATGGCATTTACGAATCCAAGCCGCGAGGAGATCAAGGAGATCCTTGCGAATTGCGGCAACATCGCAGTTGTTGGTCTGTCCGATAAGCCGGAACGGACATCGCACATGGTAGCCAAGGCGATGCAGGAGAGGGGGTACCGCATCATCCCTGTCAATCCTGTTGCGCAAGGCAAGGAAATCCTTGGCGAGACATGCTATGCTTCACTCAGCGAGGTGCCGGAGAAGATCGATATTGTCAATGTGTTCCGGCGCAGCGAACATACGCCGCCGATCGCTGAAGAAGCCGTGCGCGTCGGCGCTCGCGTCCTTTGGCTGCAGCAAGGCATCTACAATGAGGAAGCAGCGGCCATCGCCCAGCAGGGCGGGCTTACGGTGATCATGGACCGCTGCATCAAGGTTGAGGATGCGGTCTTAAAGCCGCGCGGATGA